catagttttcacgtcacgtcagaattaccagcttgcgggcaagaaaatacactccacagctgtctaccactggaatttatactggaactgaccatctttcattcaagattatttaatatatccgctttaaaattgtctgacataggtagtaaaatgccagacagttgttgctcggttggctgttcaaatcggcgaggagacaagcccggctgtttccagctgattgtagacgtcttctgggtcaacttttctcaggcgggcagtaaactagccttctttttggagcttgcaataaaagcattaaccctgttttggtcgcctcattcatcagaataactacctaaaacgggaatagatcaagaaataaagtcaagaaacaaagcatcaacacgattaaaattggattacccggtttctgctctgagattgcgacaagtacctaagcaactaggctaggctactgtattttgtcatccaactggtaatactacaatgccagtagaaaatacttgggaagataatttcagttgtcattcgccagaccaggtggttgtacttgtgttaaccaggaaattgtgtaaaatgataaagaacagtgttgggtaggctaaaggtggctagctaacagcatgtagctcgctagctggtagctagctattaaatggcaatcatctttgctctgataatgaagatgtttattagttttcaccttccagacgacatcgttattaacccatccccttctgaaaattaaattactatctgtgcttttggtaggctttcagtttttgaggtgtgtagggggacggattttctattagatatatgtaaatatctccaaactggagctcaggcagggacttctacgacgttacagaaatacaaatatcagcgggtgcagtaaagggatcacaggttcccaaaatgtaatttttttctagatatctctgtctggctattgtggtatgatctgtgtttgatggcgatcgtaattgagtaggttgcactgctcgacgatgtccactgttggtcgacacattttggccgcaaggtatccctggtagtgttactgaaagctatgaattaccgtaaatattctaatgttctgtcgtcaagtctgacatgtagactgaacatttacatttacatttaacatttacatttacatttacatttaacatttacatttaacatttacatttagcatttgatatttgtatttacatttaacatttacatttaacacttatatttaacatttatatataacatcgaacatttacgtttatatttaacatttacatttaacatttacatttatatttaatatttacatttaacatttaacattaacatttagatgaaatatttatattatttaacaactttgtgttactgccaaaaaatatccttggaaaagttatcgcatgaatttacatgaatttctctctaaatgcttgaaaaagtgacattcgaatattgtcgtgctttttgttccatatgaaaatgctaaatgtagcaaaactgagcaggattttcgaacgtgcaacattttacaaacggcgccccatacaaATACCCCTGATGCAGTTTCAGTAGCCCATTTGACAATGGATAAACTATGCTAATGGGTATCTACTGAGGTACTGAGGTGTTCTATACTGAATACTTACCAATGGAGATGAACCTCTGACATTTAGATTTAGTAGTTAATGTGTAAATTTTCAGATAACATTGTATTTATGAAATTGTATCTCTAGTTTGCGCAACCATTTACAATTGGAAATGGAGAATCAATGTCCCTAAAATACATTTCCTAAAAGTCATTGACCATATATCAGCCTGTATTTAGTGGGTTAGTTCCTTAGGACTGTTCTCTTCCAAACAACCTGTCAGTTATGACATGATTTCTTATGAATGATTATGAATGAAAGTTTTCTACAAGTGTGCCAGTGTTATTAATGAGTTAAGATGCTAATGATCACATACCAACAATTATACTCATGCCAGTGTGAATACAAAAAATATACCGTTTATAATGTCAACACAATATGTACTTTATGTTGATCTTTCCAAAGTCTCAGTGATACTTTCATCATTATATCTTTTAGGATTAATTAATGAATAATGGGATGTGGCACCAAATGTTAATTCCCCATGCAGTTCTATAATAACAAAAAACTGCATCAGCATGTGGATATAGAGTCTGAATTATACGTTGTAGACATATCTGACAAAACACAGGTCTGAACgcccaagcatacacacacacacacacacacacacacacacacacactcacactcacactcacactcacactcacactcacacacacacaggtacagtcTCTTGCACGTGCACAACCACACTGGCTCTAAGCTGATTGGAATCAGCCATAGTGTTCATGTAAAACATCCACGGTACAAACCAGCATTACCTAAAGCCTCTTAGTCAGTCACCCAGCAGCGAGGCAGAGCATGTACATCGTCACCTGATTTAGACCACCCTTAGTCTTCCATTCTAAGTTGGTTGAATAGAAACCCAACAGTATTCAGAAAAGCTTCACGGCACTGAACAACACATTGTCACGTTACATCTTAATCCTCTTAATATCTCGATCAAACTACTGATGCTATTTACCCTCTCCATCACACTAATTCGAAGAGCTCTCGTGCATAGAAAACTGTTCTGTGTTTGCACACACCACAGAGCAAGGTACCCAAAGCTTGCAGACGGGATTCAGTGAGTTATTCGTTCAGAATATCTATGACGCACCATCTCCAGCCTTTCCAAACAGTCTGAGACTGAACTAATTGCACCATCGACTGTTGAGCAGGAAGTTCAGAGGTTTATTGAAATCCATAGAAAAACCATACAATGCAGACAAACACTTCACAAAAGAGACATTGTACAACGGAGGCTGCTTGATGCAGTTTCAGACTAACAACACAATGGAATGAGCCTATTAGTAGTCCTTGGCTTTGCGGCTTCCAATCTCCACAGTCAAGACTAAGAGGTTCATATCAAAAGATTATGAGCTACTGTGCCATTCATATGTTATCAGTCCCATGGAGGCCTACTGCAACCCCTTACATACCTGTGATCCAAATGAtaaaatggactgcatttatatagcacttttctactcatagagcactcaaagcgcttcaCAGATTAATGCcccagacatctacccattcacacatcaacaacagaggctactatctaaagtgccaacctgcacatgtGGGAGCAGGGGGGtttagtgtcttgctcaaggacacttcaacacttGGTGGGAAGGCGTCAGGATCGAGCTAGTAACCTTCCAATTGCTGAacaactcctctacctcctaaACCACTATCGCAGAGATACTGTAGACCCCTTGActtttttcactttttgttatgttgcagccttatgctaaaatcatttaaattctTTTTAATCTACATTCAATATCCCAAAGTAAAATTTTAGAGCGGTCACCAAAAACCGATGGTCACTCTGGCTTCCAGAAACATCCAGAAagtcaaccatcactgcaacactCCACTGGGTCACACTGGGCTTTATGGCCGGGTGGCCAGACAGAAGCTCTCCTCAGTGAAGGGCAAAGAAAAGTCCACTTGCAGTTTACATAAAAACACCTAAAGGACTCTAAGACTGTGAGAAACAAGATTCTCTGTTCTGTTGAATCCaagattttaaaatgtttgGTCCATTCTAAGCGTCATGCCTGGAGGAAACCAAGCACCGCTCATCATCTGCCCAATACCATCCCCCCACTGAGGCATGGTAGGGGCAGCattaatgctgttttttttcagtggcAGGGACTGGGTGACTGGTCAGGGTTGATGTAAAACTGAATGGAGGAAAGAAGAGATATCCTTAATGAAAACCTGATCTAAAGTGCTCAGGACCTTAGACTGGGCAGAGGGTTCACAATGGGCCTAAGTACACAGCCAAGGCAACAGAGGAGTGGCCTTGAAacaactctgtgaatgtccttgagtggtGCAGACAGAGACCTGACCTGAACCCAATCAAACATCTCTCCAGAGCCCTGACCTGAACCCAGTCAAACATCTCTCCAGAtacctgaaaatggctgtccaaCCTGACCGCTTAAAAAGATCTGCAGAGAAGAAAGgcagaaaatccccaaatccaggtgtgcaAGGCTTGTCGCATCATACCCAAAAAGACTCAAGGCTATAatcgctgccaaaggtgcttcgactaagtactgagtaaagggtctgaatacatTCAATGTTtgcagtttttcctttttaagaAATGTACTAAGTTACAAAGTTTCTGAAATcctttttcactttgtcattataGGGTaatgagtgtagattgatgaatgaaattaattgaaatgattttagcataacgctgcaacacaacaaaatgtgaaaaggtgaaggggtctgaatgcactgtacacTGTAACAAGAACAAGCAAATTAAGGCACAATAGACATCCCAGCAAAGGTAACAATGAGCAACTGAAATTGTGGTGTAGATATGAATGAATTGGGTGGGAAGTAATATCAGCGAAGGGACTACTGGTTAGTATGGATAGACATGGACAATATTTGACATGATGGTTAATTATTTCCACTACTGAAGAAACTGTTAATGAATTAGTTGCCTCTAGATTAACCGATTCTAGAGAGATCGGGAAAAATCTTGCCAGTATGGAGATACCGGTAATGAGGCTAATGTCCTTCCAGTTTCCGATTTAGTGGATGCTTCAGGATTTGGAGTCTCCTCAGGGTCGGGGAACTGTCTCTAGTTAAACACAATTTAACCAGCAGTTTCACAGGTTATATTGTTTGAGTCTACATTTACTTATTACACTACATATAATTATCCAGTTTATACATAAGACCTTTGCACCTTAcaggtgatttattttattttaggataaaaaaataaatactttagaCATAAGCACCTTTGAATTAAGAACCACAGAATTTCATCCTCACAGGAGAGATATCAAAGGtcccttaaaaaaataaagcgTAACCCTTATGACAAACATGTCCAATGACTTGTTGCTCCTTTGGCTTGTTGTCCTTCACATGAGCCTGAAGCTAAGCAtacaaaaggaagaaaaaggcaTGCACACAAATGAAAGGAAGCACATAAATATGTTTACCTACCAGCTCAAGGAATATGTTCTCCAGGGTTTTGTACTCTGAAGAGTTCTTGTTGAACAGGTCATCAGAAAAAATCATGTTAGTCACTCTTAAGCTAAAGAACACCACCAGATCATTGGCCTGGTTGGATGCCACCATGGATGGCGTGGTCAGGATTCTGAGTCGTGGAGGCCCAGTTGCGTCACCAGCCTCATTCGTCTGGAGGGCATCCCCACTGCCAAAGTCTATAGTCTCAACCTGTTCCACATCCTCTTGCATGCCCTGGGCGTGGTCTGGGACTTCCTGGCCCTCCTCCTCTTGTAGTGATTCAGGAATGGCTGAGGGTCCAGTGTCAGCAGTTGAGCCGGGCTCAGAAGGGACCTCTATGGGTTCTACGGGTTCTAAGACAGCAGGTTCAGGGGGAATTTCTACTGGTCCAACTGGTTGGATCGTCGTTTCAACAGAAGGGACGTTCATGGGCAGGTCCTGCCTGGGTGTGGTAGGGACTGAGGGAGCTTCTACAGGTCCTACAGACTCAAGAATAGTTGGTACTGAAGGGGCCTCTACTGGTTGTACTGATTCAGTTACTGCAGGTATCTCTATGGTTTCTATGGATTCAGATGGGATCGCTACAACATGGATGTCTGTGGTTTCATGGGCCTCAGTAGTTTTCTCTTCCGGTATGATGGCTTCCTCACTTGTGGCTGTTGGAGGCGGGACGGTTGCTGGTTCAAGGGCTATTTCAAACTCCATAGGTGCTGTTACCATTAAATCTTCCTCAGGTGTTGTATCAGATCCTTGGGAAACAAATTAATGCATCAGACACTGCTCACAATGCACggcccagaaaaaaaaaagactcagaTGCATTTTCAGAGAAGGGAATTATTCACCTGTCATGCATAAATTAGAgttaaaatatacatttatataatgaGACTAAATAATAGCTTCATTATCATCATGCCCTGTATATCCACATACTGAATTATTTTACTTGATCCAAATGTTAACAGCTAAATTAGTGTCACCTGGGTTGACCGtttgtcactttggataaaagtgtctgctgaatACCTTAcctttacatttagtaaaattaacatgtttttctttgtttcaatCAACATCCTAGGTTTCATACATCTCGTTAGCCGCATTTATGTAAATGAGAATTCTACCTTCTGTTACAGCTATGGGTGTCATAGCAGGAGGTTCCTCAGCCCCCTCCTCTGTGGCCTCCACCAGAGGTGTCTCCTCTACTCCATCCCCGCCAGGGGCAGCCCCCTGCTCTTCCCCACTCTGAGTGGGCATGGTGTCTGGAAACAGATATTGAGCGTGTGTTCAGCTAGCTCATTTTACATGTAGCACTAGGCCTGCTCCtgtattgtaaaaaaaataaagcctCACCTGAGCCAAAACTGAGTGAATGGATGTCCACTGGAAGTGACGTGTCTGCACTCAGGGCTTGGGCAACGAGTTCCCTCAAGTCCATTTCGGTGGGGGGCTCAGCCTCTTCTGTGCCTGCCTCAGTGGGATGGCCATTAGACTCAAAGACCACAGTATAATGCACTGAGACATCCTCAGGCCTGGCAAACAAAAGCAGGGCAACAGGGGAGAAGGGAGCTCAATTAGCATCTACTAGCGTCGACAACATGAAAGGAATGAAAGGACATGTCCTCATTAACCTCATACTATGTGGTTATGATGTATGACAATTTGTCAGTCCGAATAATTCTAAATTGAGGAGAACCGCTTTGAATACAATTTGTGCGCATCCATTCTTAAACCACTTTCACTACCAATCTGTTCGTTTAAAAAGAAAGCTATCCGTGTGAAAAGACAATTTGCTGGCTCAATGGAGGGTAATATCAGAGGAACTTCCACAGGTTGAACAACCCACCGAAATCCCAACATCCGAATCTCTTTAAATCCAGGAAGTTTGTCCAAGATGTGTACCATCTATGGAAgaagaagcaaaacaaaacatagcTTATGGAACCTGTGTAATTAATTAAAAGTCTTGCTTGATTAAAACGCTTGACTTACAAATCCTTTAGGTTACTGTTGCAAAAGTGCTTCAATTTACCAAATGGCATTCTGGTGTGAAACAAaggctctcttttttttctctggtcTTTGCATGCTCATGACCTCTGTACAAAACAATGCCTCCAAcgaaatatttttttatcatGCATAGCCATAGTCCCATTGTACAAATTGGCAGCAGGCTTTTGAAGTTGCCCAACACTTAAGTCGGCTTTATCATATTTTGACCCTTTACAAAAGGCCTAATTAGAACCCCAAGTTCAGCAATTCCATGCATGTGCAGTCAAAGCTCTTATTACAAGAGTCTTAATAGCAATTCCTCCCACTCATTTATTGGGGAAGATTTGCTAAACTCCAAAGATCTAGCCAACAGCGCAAGGCTTGCAAAATTAATTGTGATAGTTGGACGATATTTTGATTACCATAAAACACAAAGATTAAAAAGACTGAGAGCTCACAGGCCTACAGTATTGTCCTTAAAGGTGCACTAAAATAAAGGCTACTTAGGTGGTAGAAGAATGTTTAAATGCAAACTTTAACCCAACAGATTGCATGAGCTCACCTGCTCATAGAGAGTCTGTGTTATGTCGTGGTACTGGGGGGTGTCAGGATCAGCCAGAAGCTCACTATAGCCTGGTTCCACTATGGTCAAGCTGAACTCCACTATTATCTCCTCGTCCAGTTCCTCTGGAATGAAGTTCGGAGCTTCTGTgttctgagagacagagtgacagcaAAGACGGATCACAGATAAGCAGAAATGTGACACAGCATTTTGGCCTTGCCCACACTCTTGGCATGGCCAGCCTGTAGGTCACTGACTGGTGAGCTATACACAACCTCAACTGCCACAGTAAATACATTACAGGGAAATCGGCCAACTGGCTGCAACCGAAACTGTGATGGGAGAGGTGATCAGCATTAAGGAAGTAACTATAGGCAGGAGTGTAGGCCCATTTCTGGAAAGTTCTCCATTTAAATTATCttctttatttttgttgttgttcattcCATGTTCACTTGATGTATTCTGTCATAAACTCCAAATGGGTTAGAGGTTgaatcacataaaaaaaaaacataaaaagtcCTGTGCCACTATTACACCCTGCAGTTTGAGCATTTGGTAAGATAAAACTCCGAATATCAGCCTCACCTCTTCAGATTCAATTATCAACAGCTCGGCGGGTGTCTGTGAACCTGTGAGGGATTATTGAAACACACATCAGTAATGTTAAAgccagaggaaagggagagttctttctttcattttagcAGTTCCCTACAAAAAGAAAATGCTGATGACTCACACTTCTCACCACCGGGGTTCTGTGTTGCCAAAGCAAAACCACTGGTTTGAAGAAgaaaatatttatatacattatgACAATTGCATACATTGGACTCTTTAAAATGTATGAAGCACTATTATGAACGTAATGTGAACATTTCACTAGCATGCGCATAGAACTTCATCCGAAGATATTGTACTGTAGAAACACTATTTCAGTACGCATAACTTAAGTATATCAGTGGAAAagacaatttttgtaataaatgtGTTGCTTTCTTTACCTTCCCAGTTGGAGCACTGTAGGATTCCCTCTCTGTGGGGAATAAAACAACATTGTTAGGCGTAATCAATTATCCTGCCACAGTgaccatttgtgtttctcacagTCAGCCAAGGCCCTCACCTTTGCCACCATGTCAAGATGCTCCTGGTTGCTGCTGAAGTTTTTGGCCAGGCCATCTACGCAGAGAGAGTCCCGTTGACAGGCCTCCACCCACTGATGGTACTCTACGGTGTCTGGCACTCGGTCCAGAAAGATCTGGAACGCCTCCCACACTGCCTCCTGACAAACTGTGCAGTGAGCCACATCTCTCATCAGTTTTGTGGTTGTTATTGGTCCTCCAATTATAAATGCATCATTGGATCTTTCTCAAAATATGCACTGCTAGTGCTAACTGTTTCTACTCTGGTAGATAATGGCATCAGcaataattaaaatgtatttaattttatttctgtcacacacacacacacacacacacacacacacacacacacacacacacacacacacacacatgcacgaaaGAACACCATTCACACTCTTGTACTAATTTTCTTTGTCATTAGTTCTGTTCATGACAGCACAACACTGACACTTGTGTATATTTTTCAGAAAAGTTCTAAACTAAATTCTAAGATTAAAATAGACCACATTTGTGTTTCATCTAAGCTTCCCAACAGTCCAGAACCGTAACCGTTTACCTCTCATCCTGTAGTAGGCCCGGTGGCTGGCTATGACCTCTGCCATCGTCTCCTGAGGACACACTTTCACCCCAGTGCTGAAAACTGTGGACCTCTTCATGCGTAGCTTGCTCAGATCATGTCCTGCCTTGTCACCCGAGTTCTGTTTGACTGGCCGTAACGTGTCCAGGAAGTGTCTGTATTTCACGTTCCTGATTACAGACAAACCTTGACTGTTGGTGTCTTAAAAAGAAACAGGAGAGGTTGGGTATGAACTGCTGTTCTTGTCAAATATTTTTCAGTGGTGATTTCTGATGAGTCTGCTTGCGTAAGAGGATTCCCAAATGGATACAACAAACAGTTGACAATCTTTTTTGGAGATAGtagtatatgtttgtatgtacaaTGTTCATTTAATAGGATTATAGTCTCAAGCTCTGTTGTAATACCACCATGGCAGATGTTAAGTAGCCTACACTTAGCTGAACAGAACAGCCATAGGTCTATTTAACTCAGGGTGTCAAAACAGTCGAAGCCTTTTTGAAGTATTCATGGTTGTACCCTTTTATTGTGAATGAGCTCTGTGAAGAGATTATTATCACCTAGCTATATTACTACGGTTACCTTCTCATATGACATGTATTACAGTGACATATGCCCTGTGCTCTAAAACTGATTATTGTTGGATGAATGATTCACAGATATCTATCTCCCTGATACCCAATCAAATACACTGTAAACTCATCTCACCACTGCAAATTTGGAGCACCCAAGTcatccacccaggtttcatCCAGGTATGATAGACATTACGATCTTATCAGTGATTCTTAAATAAGAACAGTCACTGATTTGTTCTTGTGTGCATAACGTAACGGTAATTCCCCTTATACAAATTGTTAGTTTTTGCTATTGAACCATTGCGCCAATATATCATGACCTACACTTGAACTGTGCCCCACTGTAATCTAATCAATCAGGCTCCAAGCTTTTCTTGTTTACTTCTAGAATGAAAACTGTTCCTTACCACATCGCACTACATCACTGCAAGGTAGTGCCATGTAGTTATGCAAGGTCATTAGGCCAGAAAGCATAGGCCCTCCATTCAACGGGGGCCATTTTCTCAAAATCGCTGCATTGTGCGACCAGGTGGCAAACTTCAGAGGCTGTTCTTAAAACCTTAAGCCTTAAGGGCTCAGCGAACGACACACTGCTGCTCCTGCACTCCCTGCACGTGGATTAAGAGCCCAGGTTTGACAGCAAGAGGTGGAAACGACATCAACACCATAGCTTCTggctgaggtttgtgtgtggggggtggggggggggggggggggggggggggggggggtgaattgTTTAGTTACTTTACATCCTGCCTTGTCCACGAGGTCTCTTATTGATAGAGCTGAACTGTGCCATGCATATAACAACGGGCTAAGCTGACCATTCCAACAAATGACCCATAATGGGAGCGAGCCATGGAGCAGTTTGTGGTGGGTCCCTCTGTGTGGAGTTTTAGCATTCCCACATCTTCTGGGTCAAAGAGCACAGCCTTGTAGTTGTCGTCGGCACAACAGGCCCGCCGACACAACACAAGCGGGCATGGTAATTGCTGATAAGATTTTTGCAGCCTATTAAAGCCAAGCACTGCAAAGCAGAGCAATCTTCTATTTGACATTCTCATTTAATTGACAAATGGAAACAGGTCGGGAGGCATGAAACTGTGCCGGCATGAGGAAGACGAGGCTAAATGGGCCCTTATTGTGGACAAGCACAGTGGAGGGCTCACAGAGAAGCTACAAGCCAGAAAAGATTAGCGTCCCGCCCGGCCACGAACAGAATGCCTTTGTTTTCCCACCCGCTAATGAATGAATCGGGCAAACACGGTGTgcaaacacacttttttttttcctgagaaaTCACTGAAAAAGTAATCATTCACAAGCATGGGTTCATCATGCTCTTTGATGATGAAAGTTTTGGTTTGCATCAGTGAGTTGGGAATTGTTATTAGGGAATGAATTAAAGTTTGTAGAGTGTCGACTGATGGTGTGGGGGAAAAGTGGTAATGATAAAACACATCGGAACTAATGATGGCAAATATACATGACGACTTAAATCGAACAGCAATGTAAATGTATCCCTTTaagatttaaaataaatataccaGACACAAAAGAACGACAAACTACACAGTAGGGTGCAGTGCACTGGGCATAATTAGAGCACATGCATTAACTAATAGCGCAATATATTAATGAAATAACATTAGTTTCTAACAAACTTCAGAGTGTCTACCAGCGTCTTTCTCATGGCCTGTAGCTACTTTAGGAAATGGACATCACCTGGCACAAAATGGAAACTTGCCTGGTACACTAAGCCAAGGGAGGACACCATGACAACACTATTTTAGTCCTCGTcctgtggtttgtgtgtattaaCTGCCCATGAGAATGCCCTCTGCCTCTATTCAGAGTCACTGctgaacaaccacacacatccacagagatATATGTCTCTCGTGGGGCACACAACAAAGGCACCTGTACGCTCATTTAAATTCCATGACAGCATCCAAACAACCACCAGCCACTACCAGATGCCACTGCAGGCTCCCTGGAGTGAGTGAAGGCTTACCTTTGATGGTGGTGACTTGGAGGGTGAACAggaacagacagataaacagtcCTGTGTTCAATGGCATGGTGGACCTATTCAGGACGCACAATTGGTCATTTGGGAAAGGGTGAGGCAGAAGCACAATCggtcctttctttttttatcttggATCCATAGGTGAAAAGCAAACTCTCCGATGCCTGTATATCCAAGTTGCCATTTAAAAAGGGTTGGTgtggttctctctccctttcaggaGGCTCAGGGACCAGGTCCTGAGTAGACGGCTGTGGGCTGCTTCTGGGTAACCTTTGATCTCTGGTGACGTCCAGAGACGCTGCAGACCCCCGGGCTTGAGTAGTTACTCGCGTAGGTTAAACGGCGCTGCTCCCGAGTGTGACAGTAGTGACGAGGTTAAAAAAGCAGGCTCCCTTTAGGTACTAATCTGTTTACCTCGCGCTCACACCTAATCCCTTCCAGGCCCACGTGGTGGACTATCTTCATCCTGTTAGGTGCCTTCTGGACCAACATCTGTTAGCCAGGCAGCCGTGAGCGGGCCACCCCCCAAGGATTCCTACTTCACAAGCAGCCCAGCGCGTGCACCCCTAGACCTGGCCTCCCCAGCTTGTGCTGTGCTCTCCCCCTGGACTGTGCCAGGCTCTTCTGACTGCCAAACAGGGAGAACTGTGCGACTCCCTCGGGTTTAGACAATGTGCTTTATTCCTTCCCACCAGAGTGTGGCAGCTGATCTggcctctcctcctgtgtgtg
Above is a window of Clupea harengus chromosome 14, Ch_v2.0.2, whole genome shotgun sequence DNA encoding:
- the impg1b gene encoding interphotoreceptor matrix proteoglycan 2; translation: GDKAGHDLSKLRMKRSTVFSTGVKVCPQETMAEVIASHRAYYRMRVCQEAVWEAFQIFLDRVPDTVEYHQWVEACQRDSLCVDGLAKNFSSNQEHLDMVAKRGNPTVLQLGSGFALATQNPGGEKCSQTPAELLIIESEENTEAPNFIPEELDEEIIVEFSLTIVEPGYSELLADPDTPQYHDITQTLYEQMVHILDKLPGFKEIRMLGFRPEDVSVHYTVVFESNGHPTEAGTEEAEPPTEMDLRELVAQALSADTSLPVDIHSLSFGSDTMPTQSGEEQGAAPGGDGVEETPLVEATEEGAEEPPAMTPIAVTEGSDTTPEEDLMVTAPMEFEIALEPATVPPPTATSEEAIIPEEKTTEAHETTDIHVVAIPSESIETIEIPAVTESVQPVEAPSVPTILESVGPVEAPSVPTTPRQDLPMNVPSVETTIQPVGPVEIPPEPAVLEPVEPIEVPSEPGSTADTGPSAIPESLQEEEGQEVPDHAQGMQEDVEQVETIDFGSGDALQTNEAGDATGPPRLRILTTPSMVASNQANDLVVFFSLRVTNMIFSDDLFNKNSSEYKTLENIFLELRQFPDPEETPNPEASTKSETGRTLASLPLLPYLQSNMTGFKELEILNFRNGSVVVNSKMKLEKPVPYNLTESVTCVLEEFCNAASKRLDLDIDSDSLDVKAADHAEPCKFMACNEFSRCVVNAWSREAECLCDPGYSMVDGLPCQSICALQPDYCQNDGQCEIIPGHGATCRCPVGKFWHYHGERCTEAVSLPIDPFLLVACLVGGLVLVCAVIGLLLLINKKCIRTRKTVTLVHTQNVSPYENSMRVNPVFQSDDAVVTQVARIRYPLGSEAGSSQVPEQATFHSVENIHVSIEIPRQLYTTRSDKLVSDIVDFHQCIPHNETWRLPSEYRPSCRLLRGADSEGFEVTVL